A genomic region of Dermacentor andersoni chromosome 9, qqDerAnde1_hic_scaffold, whole genome shotgun sequence contains the following coding sequences:
- the LOC126527729 gene encoding uncharacterized protein has translation MKTGFVLCFCLGIVCLVAADEAEDVAKLIEQNVRENAGSDELAERILASGKLIQECAAEHKEDGIELLKKFTVPVSKEGTRCVATKSGITDAAERDAAEKECWREASKRQEEATPLTEKETAIYDAIKVCFLPKLAALDASSP, from the exons ATGAAGACAGGTTTTGTGCTGTGTTTCTGCCTTGGCATCGTCTGCCTGGTAGCCGCCGACGAGG CCGAAGATGTGGCAAAGCTCATCGAGCAGAACGTGCGCGAAAATGCTGGAAGTGATGAACTTGCGGAGAGAATACTGGCAAGCGGGAAGCTTATTCAGGAATGCGCCGCAGAACACAAGGAAGATGGCATCGAACTGCTTAAAAAG TTCACTGTGCCCGTGTCTAAAGAGGGAACGCGATGCGTCGCAACTAAATCTGGAATTACAGACGCCGCAGAAAGAGACGCTGCT gagaaaGAATGCTGGCGGGAAGCTTCAAAGCGTCAGGAG GAAGCAACTCCACTAACAGAGAAAGAAACTGCCATCTACGACGCCATCAAG GTTTGTTTTCTTCCAAAACTGGCTGCGCTGGATGCTAGCAGCCCTTGA
- the LOC126527781 gene encoding uncharacterized protein produces MRSVLRACLLLGFICFTAADEAEDVWKLMEQSIRERAGTEALAERILVEARIVQNCGLEHPEHGLAVLRKMFVKIASEGTECATTKFGITDTAERDIAIKRCFRDAADHAKASIPLIEEEAVVFDAIRACVVKGLEALKQ; encoded by the exons atgcgAAGCGTTCTCAGAGCGTGCCTTCTTCTTGGATTTATCTGCttcacagcagccgatgaag CGGAAGATGTGTGGAAGCTCATGGAGCAGAGTATTCGTGAACGGGCTGGAACCGAGGCTCTTGCGGAGAGGATACTTGTGGAGGCCAGGATTGTTCAAAACTGCGGTCTTGAGCATCCTGAGCATGGCCTAGCGGTTCTTAGAAAG ATGTTTGTGAAAATCGCCTCTGAAGGAACTGAGTGCGCCACGACCAAATTTGGAATCACAGACACTGCGGAAAGAGACATTGCT ATCAAACGTTGTTTCAGAGATGCAGCGGACCATGCAAAG GCTTCGATACCGCTTATCGAGGAGGAAGCAGTGGTTTTCGACGCCATAAGG GCCTGCGTTGTCAAAGGTTTGGAAGCACTGAAGCAATGA